One genomic segment of Elgaria multicarinata webbii isolate HBS135686 ecotype San Diego chromosome 9, rElgMul1.1.pri, whole genome shotgun sequence includes these proteins:
- the ADCK2 gene encoding uncharacterized aarF domain-containing protein kinase 2, which produces MSTWYCTARILRPNVSILTVRKSLCLLSKWGRPPVRSSSKDVQSWFRCKAVAKIPFVGWGIGALSQGARCERVSNSDAQVIANVHLPKGRLSSAAFLRRIGLAFSAVIRACILLLKFGPLLWLYPVTYFSPSFMSLWIRLLLKVTESSGPTYIKLGQWASTRRDLFSEEFCDNFSKLHIKVIPHPWAYTERLLEKAFGVGWERAFRFESQEPVGSGCVAQVYKAYVDLPALGEPVLKELSKSSALDSALEAWEVSGLKGLLRWLWKRKHEGVSEGYGGHRLRHENDSREGDDQNFSSGYQSRLLPSPKRDRLVPVAIKVLHPGLVRQVQMDLFLMKAGSRFIELFPGIRWLSLMEIVEEFEKLMIQQIDLRYEARNLERFRHNFRDVDYVTFPVPLRPFVTRNILVETFEESKPISQYLHTEATMELRRKIAKMGMDMLLKMVFVDNFVHADLHPGNILVQGAEVSSDCLEDRTAIVDLLDTLILEVQPSRSPLRLVLLDAGIVAELQGADLENFRAVFTAVVLGQGERVAELILNHSRANRCKDVERFKADMAELVAKARRNTVALGKLEVASLLSSVFKLLMTHQVKLESNFASVVFAIMVLEGLGRSLDPELDILKAAKPLLIKPPNALL; this is translated from the exons ATGAGCACTTGGTATTGCACTGCCCGGATTCTCCGACCCAATGTCAGCATTCTCACTGTAAGGAAGTCTTTGTGTCTCCTGAGCAAATGGGGTCGGCCTCCTGTTAGATCCTCCTCTAAGGATGTTCAGAGCTGGTTCCGATGCAAAGCCGTGGCAAAGATACCTTTTGTGGGCTGGGGGATTGGAGCATTGTCTCAGGGTGCCAGGTGCGAAAGGGTATCCAATAGCGATGCCCAAGTAATTGCAAATGTCCACCTTCCCAAAGGGAGACTTTCTTCAGCTGCTTTCCTAAGGCGCATTGGGttagccttttctgctgtgatcCGAGCCTGCATCCTGTTGCTGAAATTCGGCCCCTTGCTTTGGCTCTACCCCGTTACCTACTTCTCTCCGAGCTTCATGTCACTCTGGATCCGTCTTCTGCTGAAGGTGACCGAATCCTCTGGGCCAACTTACATCAAACTCGGCCAGTGGGCCAGCACGAGGCGGGACCTCTTTTCCGAAGAGTTCTGTGACAACTTCTCCAAGCTTCACATCAAGGTGATTCCTCACCCATGGGCGTATACAGAGCGTTTGCTGGAGaaggcatttggggtggggtgggagagggccttcaggTTTGAAAGCCAGGAGCCTGTTGGGTCTGGCTGCGTTGCCCAGGTGTATAAAGCTTACGTGGACCTTCCCGCTCTTGGAGAGCCAGTGCTGAAGGAACTCTCAAAGAGCTCTGCGTTGGATTCGGCCTTGGAAGCCTGGGAGGTGTCCGGGCTGAAGGGGCTCCTCAGGTGGCTTTGGAAGAGGAAGCATGAAGGCGTTTCGGAAGGGTATGGTGGCCATCGGCTGCGTCATGAAAATGATTCTCGAGAAGGTGATGATCAGAATTTCAGTTCTGGATATCAAAGCAGACTGTTACCTTCTCCCAAGAGGGACCGCCTTGTTCCAGTAGCCATTAAG GTGCTGCATCCTGGATTAGTTCGTCAGGTCCAAATGGATCTCTTTCTAATGAAGGCTGGCAGTCGATTCATTGAGCTTTTCCCAGGGATCAGGTGGCTCAGCCTGATGGAGATTGTGGAGGAGTTTGAGAAACTCATGATTCAGCAG ATAGACTTGCGCTACGAAGCAAGGAACCTGGAGCGCTTCCGCCATAACTTCCGAGATGTAGACTATGTGACGTTCCCTGTCCCGCTTCGTCCTTTTGTGACGAGAAACATCCTAGTGGAAACCTTTGAG GAGAGCAAGCCCATCTCCCAGTATCTGCACACTGAGGCCACGATGGAGCTGCGGAGGAAAATAGCCAAGATGGGGATGGACATGCTTCTGAAGATG GTGTTTGTCGACAACTTCGTCCATGCTGATCTGCACCCTGGGAATATCCTGGTCCAGGGAGCAGAGGTCTCCAGTGACTGCCTGGAGGACCGTACGGCCATTGTGGACCTGTTGGACACACTGATTTTGGAGGTGCAGCCTTCTCGCTCCCCGCTCCGTCTGGTCCTTCTGGATGCAGGAATTGTAGCGGAGTTGCAGGGGGCTGACCTTGAGAACTTCCGGGCTGTCTTCACCGCTGTGGTATTGGGGCAG GGGGAGAGAGTGGCAGAGTTAATCCTTAATCACTCCAGAGCGAATCGTTGCAAGGATGTGGAGCGATTCAAAGCCGACATGGCAGAGCTGGTGGCGAAGGCCAGGCGCAACACTGTAGCATTGGGCAAG CTTGAAGTTGCAAGCCTGCTGTCCAGTGTTTTCAAGTTACTGATGACCCATCAG GTGAAGCTGGAGAGCAACTTTGCCTCAGTTGTCTTTGCCATTATGGTTTTAGAAGGCCTCGGTCGGTCACTGGACCCTGAACTGGACATCCTGAAGGCAGCTAAACCTCTTCTCATCAAACCTCCAAATGCCCTCCTGTAG